The nucleotide window ATAACGATTGCAAACCGCTACCTTTCAGGTTACATTAATGGGTGATAGGTATTACAACGGTTTAGTTAAGAGGGTGGTATAAAGTGCTAGCGGTTTATCTTTGCGAGGATAATCCAGAACAATTGAAGCATTATACCGACGTTGTTCAGCGGTATATCATGATTAATGACTACGATATGCAGGTTCAATTGGCCACGCCAAGTCCGCAGAAACTATTAGCTAATTTGACGGCTAACCCCCCGGAGTACGCGCTGTTTTTCCTGGATATTGAATTTCCGGCGGAGGACATCACGGGATTGGAACTGGCAATTACGATTCGGCAGCGGTTAGGCTTTGCAGAAATCGTGTTTGTGACGACGCACTCTGAGATGGCGCTGCTAACGTTTGAACGGAAAGTCGAGCCCATGGATTTCATCGTGAAAGACTTAGGACGTGCGCAGATTGACCAAAAGTTACGGGAAAATATCGACTACGGGTATGAGCGTTACACAAATTATTTAGGAAATACGGAAAATTTATTTAGCTATACGATTGGTGGTCGCCAGTTCAGTATGCCTATGGGTGACGTTTACTTCGTTGCGACTTCTGATATGGCCCATAAGGTTACGGTGCACGCTGCTAACCAACTGGTTGAATTTCCTGGTTTCTTGAAGGATATTGCTGACGAGTATCCAGAGCTCTATCGAACGGATAAGAGTTTTTTGGTTAACTTAGCGAATGTTAGTGGACTAGACGTTCCCAATCGGCGTCTGATTTTTCCAAATGGTGATGAGACGGACGTAGCAACACGGCGGTTCCATGAGGTGAAGACGTTGGTTCAGAAGCATTTAAAGGCCTGAGAGGGTGACACGATGCACATCTTTGATACACACTTTTGGATAAACTTTGTGTTAGCCATGACGATGCAGTGGTTTTGGACGTTGTGGATTGGGGTCATTCGTCCACGTAACTGGAAATTGCCACTGAAATGGGTAGGGTGGGCGTTGATTCCGGCCATCATTGGCACCTCCTGGTCGTTGGCGATTCCCCCCGTTTCGGCCTTACTTTATTTAAATCATCACCGACCGAAGATGTCGCTAATATTTGTCAACGCAACGATTGTGATCTATCTGGTGGTCGTTTTGGTTAATGATGTGGTTCGCGCGGTAACGATTGAATTATTTGGTTTTGTGACCAGCCAGACGGCTCCGGTCATTGCCGGCCGGCTGGTTTTTCAAGTTTTCGTCTATACGCTCTGTTCGCTTGCGGTTTCTGGAATGCGGATTCAACCCGGAAATCTGGAAGAACTAGCGCTTAGTCGCAAGGAACAGTGGACGGTTATGGCATTATTGGGGAGTATGGCGGTTCTGGCCCAGCTGTCGACCGTCATCATCCATCGGCTGGCCATTACTCACGCGATGATGACCTTTGCCCTTAGCATCGAATTGATCATGATTCTGTTGATTAGCACCAGTTTGTTCTACTTTCTGCAGAGCTTCTTTCATCGTCAACGTGTTAAGGCGGGTTATCAGGAACTACTTTTACGTTCGCGCTATGACCGACGAATTTCCGATCAGGTCCGTGCCATCCGCCAGTTCAAACGACAGTATCAAAAGCAAATGCTGCGGTTGGGTGACTACCTCGATGCTGAAGATTATGCTGGTTTGACGACTTACTTTCAAACGTTGGATTCACGCTGGCATGCGACCAGCCATGTGACTGATCTGGAAGAGAGTGGGTTGCAACGACTGAGTGATCCACCGTTGAAGAGTCTGTTGTTTCAAAAGATTCTGGCAGCTCAAGCTAAGGGCCGTGACCTACGCTTGGAGATCCCTGATGAAGTTCGAACTTTCCCAATCGATAGTCTCCTCTTGATTCGTATCGTGGGCATTTTACTCGACAATGCCTTGGAATCGGCGCCCGTTGCGGATCAACGGGATATTTATTTTGCCATTCTGACGTATCCTGGTTCCATCGAAATTTCCGTGGCCAATCCCGTGTCACAGAAGGAACCCCCACAGATCAACCGGTTCTTGACGACTGGGTACACAACGAAGGGTTCCGGCCACGGTCAAGGACTAAAAACTGTGCAAGAGATCGTTATGCAGACTGACAATGCCTCCCTACAGATTGCGTTGAAGCGGGGGATGCTGTACTTTACGCTGATTCTAACCAAGGAAGGCGGGTGAGAACGTGATTCAGGTCAGTGCGTTGAGTTTTTCGTTATCAGAGTTTTCACTGGTCTTTTGGTTTGTTTACTGTCAATACTATTGGTTTCCCCAACTGCGGGTGAAAAAGAATTTCTCGCTGTACTGTGCGCTGATTGCCGCGGGTTACACGTTGATTGATTTTATTAATCCGTTTACCTTTCATAGCTCACTATTGGGTGCTCTTTCTGTGGTCATTATGTTGGGGGTCGAACTGGGGTTGATCGGCTATCAACGGAAATGGGTGTACTTACCCGCGTTTATTGAAGTTTCTATTTTGGCGTACTTATTAATTGAATTTGTGGATATGGTAGTTATTGTGGCCACGATTTATTTGACGAACATGCGGTTTGCTACCAGTCTGTGGGGGACGTTGTCTGAAATAGCGGTTGATAACATTATCTTTGTACTGATTATTATGGGTCTTTGGATGACCCGAGCTCCCATGGAAAATCTGATTGAGTCCATGATCGGTCGTTCGATTGAGTACATGTTTCTGACGTTTATGGCGACTTTGGCGGTCGTATACATTCTTTTTGAATACTCCTTACAGATGCTCCAGCGGTCGGACCAGTACCTGATATTTTTAGCTGGAATTGCTGGGACACTGCTAGTGGGCCTATCTTTGAGCACGTACATATTGATGCAGACCCACCTGCAAGAGGAACACACACAACTTCAGCGGCAGCAACAGGCTTTTAGGGAACAGTATACGACTGAGCTGAATCGGCAGATGAGTGTGGTTAAGAAATTTAGCCACGACTACCAGAACATGTTGCTGGGGCTGGGGGGGTACCTGGAAGATCAGGACTATGAAGGCTTCCGTCAGCTATATATCGATATTCGTTCTGGTTGGGCGACTAGTAATGCAGCGGAGTTGACCATTGACGACTTGGAAAATGTCCCCGGTACCAGTCTGCGTTTCCGACTGTATCACAATTATCTGTTAGCCAGACGTGAGGGGGTCCAACTCTTTGTGAAGGTCTCGGATCCGTTGACGGCGACTGTGGCCGCACTTAAGCAGATGGGGGCGATGATCGATGAATTGGCGCCAGAGATGTTGCCAATCATTAAGCAAGTCTCGCCGGCTATGATTACGCTGGAATTGAGTGAGACACCGCGACTGTTACGATTGCAATTAACGTTTCCTAGCCCCCCTAATGCACGGGTCGATGGGCACAAACGCATTATCTCGGATTTGGACACATTAGATTTTTCTAATGCGTTAGGAATGCTCCCGCAACAAGGAGCCAGTACTTTGCAGTTAAAATTCCACTGGGGTCAGTTGATTGTGACATTACCGAAGGGTTCTGGGCAATAGACCGGGTCTTGGAGTATTCACAAAGTCCGGATGATGAATAGTTTATCGTTCGCTGCCATCAGTTGTAAATTATTCACTGAAAACGCTTGCAATCTCATGCCCATCTGATATACTAAGACTTGTAATACCAATCAATCTTTCAGGGAAGTTGTAAAATAAAGTGATTTTATAAGTTCCCGACTTTGTGAAATAACTCTCATTCAAAAGATAAGAGTTATCTTTACAGCACGATTAGTTTTCGTTAACTAACCGTGGTTGAATTGCTCAATAACTACATATTGAGATTAATAACTGATTTCGAGTGAACAGCGTTTTCCTGACTACAAACTGTGATGATGTTGAATGCTCTAATGATGTTAGTGGGAGTCGGAGAGTGGTTACTCCGACTTTTTTTGTGTCTGAGATTAGTTTTCAAACATGACTGATGTTGTGTTCCGCCTCCGGTTGCGGTGGATTTCGCCGGCAACGGCATTAACGGTATAGTTCAATTTTGAATTGCCACTTGTAAGATGGTTGTCCGTTGCATGTATAATTTTAGGCTGCTAACAACTGAAAGCGAATTAAATATTAGTATCTAAAAAAGTCGCGTGCCGCTAGGGGATTGAAACCCAGCGGCACGCGACTTTTTTACACAATATTTAGTAAATTCAAAGTTCCCCAGACCAATAAGCTGGCTAGTAAAACCAATAGGATAAGGATTGCCCATTTCTGTGGCCAACGCATCATATCCCCCCCTAAGCCATTCAACTGACTTCAGTATACGGGATAAAAATGATTAACGGTTGTAATCGTCTCAATCGTAGAAAAATTGACGATTACGCTAATTCATGTGAAACGTGGCAAAATCAGCGGGTACGGGTGCCATCACGGTGGTTAAAGGACCATCCAGTGTCCATGGCTGGGGAAAGTCCAAACGCCAACAGTGTAGCCGTAAGCGGTCCTGACCGGGGTCTGCGTAGAGGGGGTCGCCAACCAATGGATGTCCAGCGTTGGCTAAGTGCACCCGGAGCTGATGTGTCCGACCGGTCTCTAGCCACAATTTGACTAACGTGGCACCGGGTTGGTGGTCGGCGACTTCATAGTGGGTCACGGCCGGCTGGGCATTTGTGCCATTAACCAGACGTTTGCGCTGGTCATTGGGGTCGCGACCGATGGGGTCATTAAAGATGCCTTGGCCCTGTAAGGTGCCGCGGACCCAGGCCAAGTAGGTCCGTTGGACGCGTTTTTCAGCAATGTTGCGGACCATCACGGGGACTACGGCTGGAGTCTTAGTCATCAGGAGGGCACCAGTGGTTTCCTGGTCGAGGCGACTTAGAATGTAAGGACCTGGTTCGTCGGGCCCCAAGTAGGCGGCTACGTGATTCAATGTGGTACCACGTTCTGCTGGTTGATTAGGGTGCGTCTTACTGCCCCGGGTTTTGTTGACAACCAGTAGATCGGCTGTTTCGTAGAGCACGTTGACGGTGGCGGCACTGTCGGGGAGCACGTCTGGGAATGGTTCTTTGAAGTCAGCGGGAACAAAGGTGAGTTGGACGGTTTCACCAGCGTAAACGGGTTGATTCATGGTTCGGTAGGCACCGTTGACTAGAACTCGCTGGTGAATTCGTAGGTCATGGACGAGATGACTGGGGAGCAACCAGGCCGTCAATAAGGCTCTGAGTGGCATGGGGAGTTGCGTTGCGGGGATAGTCTGGGTGTAAGTCCATTGCATGGTGACACTCCTTTCCGTGACAGGGAAATTCCTAGTCACAAGCTGGTGGTAATTGAACGTTGAAAGCATTTAGAGGTTGGCAGCATAGTGGAACTTTCCGCCTTACCGGCCGCCAGATATGGGCTGGAGCGGTGCGGACGCAACTTGAAGCCTCGAAAGACTCGAGTCTCCAAGCTTGGTTTTTAGGAAAAAACACCTACTAACTAAGCAGAACGACGCGCCTGAGCCCATATCTGGCGATCTCTCGGCTTACGCTGGATTTTGCTGTAGGCTAAAATTTCAGTTAGTCCATCGTGAGTGGTGTGAATAAATCCTTCAGCGATTATTATGTTAAACCGCAATCGGAATCCCTGGCCGCCGGAGTGCAATCAATGAATCTTTCAACCTTTAGTGGGCAACAAAAAGGGCTTGGAACAGTTGTCCCAAACCCTCACATTAGCTTTATCTAGAGTCGTTTATTCTGGCTTAACAATCAGCACATCGCAGATAGCAGAACGGCTGACGTAGTTGGTAACTGAACCAACCATCAAGCGTTCAACGGCCGTTAAACCAGTTGAGCCGATGATAATCAGTTCCGTCTTATGGTCAGCTGGGAATTCACGTGCAATGACAGGCTTGGGATTCCCAAAACGAACGTGAATGCTGACGTCAGGAACGCCGGCGTCGATAGCTTGTTGCTTCAAGGCATCGAGACGATCTTGGACGTCTTGAGAAAGCTTGTAAATGACGTCACCACTGACGGCACCACCATAGGTATCACTGAACTGGTTAACTTCCAGTACGTTTAAAATATCAAGATGAGTGTTGTTACGCTTAGCAACTTCGATCGCTTTTTCTAAGACTGGTTGGGTTGCTTTAGAACCATCAACTGGAACCAGAATGTTCTTGTATTGTTGTAACATATGCAATGCCACCCCTTCACGATGCATCTTATACTTTACCTATACTATATCATTTATTCCCCAGCGTGTAAGCACTTAATTCAACGGTGAACATTGAAAAAACGTGAAAAGGCCGCCATTTAGGGCGTTCCTTGATTTCAAAAATTCAGTTGAAATATTCATAGCTTGGATGAATAAATAAATATACCGGTTTTGGTCCGCCGGGTGCGGCAGTTTTGAAGCTAGAATGGGTGGTCCACATCGTTGACAGTCAGCTACTCAGTGGTGGTTTCAGTTCCTGGCATGACCATGAGGGCGGTTTCAGTAATCCCGTATTTTTGGGTCATCAGGGTGTTCAGGGCCTGAGTCAGCTGGTAAATGGTGGCGGCGGTCATTTGGGGGTCTACGGCAATGGTCACACTGACCATTACTAAATTACCGTCGTAGTAAGCTTTAAGAAAAACAATCCGTTGGACCTGAGGGAGCTGTGCGATCGTCTGACAATATTGTTGTTCTAATTGGGGGTCAAAGTAATCGACCAGTTTGAGGCTACAATTTCGAAATATCTGAATCCCCGTGTAGAGGATGTAGATTCCTAGAAGTAGACTGGCCAGGCCGTCGATCCAGGCCCAATGTAGCCAGCCAATGCCCAAGATGGTTAACACAGTAACGAGACTAGTGAGGGCATCCGTATAGGTATCCTGAGCGGCCGCAGTCAACGCAGTATTTTGGAGGCGCTGGGCCCAGCGATGGTTGGCGCGCCACAGGAGCAGAAGCACACCACTGGAGATGAGGGCGGCAACGCCCGCAGTATTGGGCTGCAGGTGATAACTAGGATGCAGAATCAACGTTCTGCTGGCGTTATAGATGATGTTGGCAGCGATGATGACCATGACTAGGCCAGCCGTTAACGTGTAGAGGGTTTCGAAACGAAAACGAGACTGTTGCGTACGAGGGCCGACGTGTTCCTGTTCAGTGGCGGCAATGGGTGCGCCCCAGAGGTCGTCATCTCTGGTTTTACTGGCAATGTAAAGACCGGTCATGAGTAGGCTAGTTGAAAAGATACCGGATAAGTTGTTGAAAGCATCTGCCCGGAGCACCTGCGAATGACTCCAAGTGGCGGCGAGGTCCTCCACCAGGAACAGCCCTAAGTAGGTGGCCACGTTTTCCCACAGATGTCCGTAGGCTAGTCGTAGGTCGTGAACCACAGCGTGTTGCACACGATTCCAATCATTAGCGGATTGATTCATCCTATTACCTCCAACTAGTTGTTAGGCCAAGTGAAATTTCTGCTGGATATCAAAGCGTTCTTCTGGACGGAGCAACCAAGTGGTCGTGATAATAGCAATTATTAGTTCACTGCCACTGACAGCAATTTGAATACCATAGTGGACGGGATCTGAGCTAGAGAGAGCCAGACGCTGCTAGAATCAAAAAGTCGTTGAGAAAATGGCCCGCGATTGGCCACCAGAGGCTGTCGGTCCGTAGATAAACCGCGGCGAATAGGAGACCAATCGCCAAGGCACTGGTGGCTTGGAATCCAGTTGATAGCAGTGATTGATGGGTGAGATTTAGGAGGTGACTCAGACTGAATAGCAGGCTGCTAACAAAGGTGATGGTTAGTAAATGACGAGTTCCCCAGATGCGTAAGAGGCCGCCCAGCACGATGCCGCGGAAGAAGATTTCTTCGTATGCGGCGATGCAGAGGGTCGGCGCAATTGCCCGTAACGCTGAGTGAGCAGGGAGTGGCCCCACGGTCGAAACGCCCATCAGAATTAACAGCACGTAGATAACGGGGACGGTACTTACCCAGAGTTGATGCAAAAAGGTAAAGGGTGATTTGAACTTGAGTGGGGCGTGGATAATGGTGTGGTTGATAACCAATATGACGAGCAACAAGGTTAGGTCGGTGACCGAGATGCGGTTATCAGGGGTTAGTGGCAGTTGGATCATCGGCAGCATGAGTACCAACATGAACAACCAAAAGAGACCAATCATCCCGGTTTTGCGAAGTTTCATGTAATTCCTCCCTTTGGTGACCATCATTCTAGTCGCAAAGTGTTTAAATCGTTCTATGAATGGCTATAAAACGGTGGGTAATGGTGGTCACGTGACAAACGGCAGGTGGTTATTAGGAAATAAATTTACGGGTGATGGGTGATTCTTTGGAAGGACTCGATTAGGCTAATGTGCATGCCGGTGGGGCAGGATTATTTGGTATAAGTGGCTTTATTTCAAGGGGCTGGCGGCTGTCAGAACGTTTGGCAAGGGTGTTCTTAACGGGTATAGTACGACGTAACTACGGGACGCTCTGGAGAGAACTGCCGGCAGAATTAGGCAGAGGTGGGGTGGCAATATGAAACCGATTATTCAAGGAATCTTGGTTGTGGCAATGGTGATTGGTGCTTGGATTGGGAGCAATCGTCAGGCTTCAGCGAATAGCCAGTATTCTGCGGCACGGTCACGGTCAGTGCGGTTAGTTTGGCGCCGGAGCATGCGGCGGCACGCCCTAGTGGCTACCCAAGGTGCGCGTTATTCGCGACACTTAGGCGTTCGGTATAGCAACAATGATGTGACGCGCACCGTCGTTTGGTACACGGATGCTCATGAAAAATTGTATGAGAAGGACAAACATAAAAGTGCGATTTACTACCACGTCAAAAGCGCTGATGGCACACTAAGTGGCTGGATTTGGCGGGGGTATTTAAAGCCGGTCACCAAACACTTAACCAGCACGACCGCTGGACCAGTGACGGTTGATAATCTAGATTGGACTAAGACGCGGGCTTCTAAACGGGAAGCTCAGTTGATGCAGCTGTTCCCCGGCACGACATATGATGCGAGCGTTTTTCAAGCTGCAGATACAATATTGACGATTGATGATGCTCCAGACGTGGCGGATGCAATGACGGATATGGGAACCCAAAAATTCTTAGATTTTTACAAAGTGAGCTATCGGCAATTTAAACGAATTAATTTTGTAGCTAAGAATCCGGACAGTGCCACCAGTGTTGCGCAGGGCCTGGCAGCAGCTGGATATAATCAGACTGCACGGAAGCAATTTGCCGGTTGGCACATCGGTGGGAGTCTGGTTGGCCCAGATGATGGCAATGACGATAATATTTTGGAGGGTACCGTTCCAGGAGAGGGCTACCTCATACTGGTGAAAAAGTAGCGAGGCTAGATATTGCAAAATAAATATTGAAATGTTGGGAAGTTGGCCATTTAGGGGGTAATTAACGGAGGGGGCACCGAGAAATGGGAAACCAATCAGTTGGTTGAAAAACAAGCCGGTTAATTTTCATGGTTTTTCGCGAGGTGACGGGGTTGGCAAGGCCTGAGGCTTCCGGTATAGTACGAGTTACTCACTTAAAGAGGGTCACTTCCTTCCAAACCAAAAAGCCGACGAATCAGAGACGATTCGTCGGCTTTAATGGTTTTTCACTGAGAATGGATGATTGGTTATCTCCGGTTGCCGGGGACGAGGGTCTGCTGTGGGGAACCACCTGCGGCCTTGAGAATCGGTCCTCTGGTTCGCCTTGAAGCCCCGTCTAAATCGCGTGTTTCCAAGCTCGTCCCATGATGTAGGCCCGGGACAGAACACCTGAATCAACACCATCACCACGGCTGAGCCTCGTCCCGGCAACCGCCGCCAATAGCTATTTTCAATGAAGTTGGTCTAGTGGTAGTGGTGACTTGAGATATTTATCTCAGATAAGCAGAATTTCTGATTGCTATTGACGTTCAGTTATTCCAAACTATTGGACGTTAATGACAAGTTGCTCCAGAATTCAGAGTTGCCGTTGCTAATGTCGTAGCCCTTGACCCGGTGGTTAACGGGAGCCCAAGTGTAGTTGAATGCCTTCGGAACGACGTAAGCCTCTTCGTTCATGTATTCTTGCCATTCCTTGAAGATCTTAGTCCGGTAAGTGTCGTTCCAAGACTTCGAGTTGTTCATTTCACTGATCAACTTGTCGTTCTTGGCTTCAACAAAGTGGCTGAAGTTAAAGGTTGCGGACTGTCCGTACAACGTGGTTGGCGTTGGTTCGGAGGACAAGCTGAAGTTCGCGTCAAAGATATCCATCTTGTCTTGCTTTGGTTGTTGCAAGATGTTGTAGAAACTGTTCATTTCCATCGTCTTGCCAGTGGCCAGCTTAACGTTCAAACCAACCTTGTGCCATTGCTGCAGGTAGTCTTGATATTCAGCAGCTTGGACGGACGTTTCAGTCATGGCACCAAAGTAGATGGTCAGTGGCTTACCGTTTGGTTGGACCCGCCACTTGCCCTTCTTCTTGTAACCGGCTTCGTCCAGTAACTTGTTAGCCTTACTCAAGTTGTAGGGGTAACCCTTAGCTGAAGAATCCCAGTACTTTGCGAAGATTGGTGGAATCAGAGAGTTGGCCCGCCAAGTAATGCCATTACCGAACTTCTTGTTGACGGCATCGAGGTTCAGGGCGTACATCATGGCTTGCCGGAGGTTCTTGTTGGCCATTTTGCTCTTGGGGTTCATGACGTTTTTGCCGGCCTTGGTATCAAATTGTCCCACGTTGAAACCGAAGTAGCCGTAACCCAGCTCTGGTTGACCAACTGGCGTGTAATTCTTCAGGTTCTTCAGTTCTTTGTAGTCGGTCCCACGCATGATGCCAGCAGGTGAGGTAAAGTCGTATTTACCAGACTGAATAGCCTTGTCGATGTTATTCGGAGAGACTACAGTGATGGTGATGTGTTGAATTTGAGGTGTCTTGCCATAGTAGTATTTGTTAGGGGACCAGGATGTTGATTCACCTTCAACGACCTTGTCTAGCTTGTAAGGACCCGTGAAGAGGGGATTCTTCCGAATCTGAGCGGAAGCAGCTAGTTTAGCAATTGGCACATTCTTGATGTACTCGTAAGGTTCCACGGCGCCCCAGATGAAGGTGTTGCCAATGTATTTCATACTTGGTGACATCTTATCAAAATGAATGACGGCTACCTTACCGGTTGGGCCATCTGGGAAGGTGATCCCAGGAATGGTCTTAGCGGTGCCGGCGTGGTATGCGGCCATGCCCTTAATGGCGTTGAAGTCGGATGAGTACTGCTGTGAAGTCGTGTTCTTATTACCGATAACTTCGTAGGCATATTCGATGTCCTTAGCGGTGACGGGCATGCCGTTGGACCATTTGCCATCTTTACGAATGGTGATGGTGGCGGTCTTATCCTTTAGATTCAGCCGTTGATTGGCCAGCCCACCGTCAACAATCTTAAAGTCTTTATCGTAGTTGAAAAGGCCATCGATATTACCAGGTTGGTTACCGCCAGGAGCGAAGACGTCGGTATCCTCAGCGTTGGTAATCAGGGATGGATCTGTCAAACCTTGGAATGGAGCACTGTTGGGTTCGGCAATCTTTAAAGTGCTGTTCTTCGTGGCCGATTGATCTGTAGCCTTAGGATTGTGATAGATTTCAGCCAGGTTGATAGATGAACCGACTTCACCCGAACTGTTGGAACTCGAACTCTTTTTGGAACAGGCGGCCAATCCAATTACGGCTAGCAACGCCATGGTAGACAGGACGATTTTATTTTTCTTCATGTCAAAGTTTCCCCCTCGAAGTAAACGCCTCACATTGGTGACACAGGTTAAGTGAAGTAGGCACCATCTCCTCAAATGTTGATAAATTAATCTGTGGTTCCTTGTCGTTGAGAAGCGTCGGCAGCCCGACGAAGGACTTGACCGATGTAGCTGATGGCTAAGCACAGGATGATGATTTCAAGCGCAGCGGGTAACCAGGTCCACCAGTACTGCGTAATGTTATTGGGATCGTTGGCATTCGCAATCATGGTCCCTAGTGAGGGCGTTTGGCTAGGGAGACCAAATCCCAAGTAGGATAGCCCCGTTTCAACCCCAATGTTTTCAGCGAATGATAGCGTCGTGTCCACAATAATCAGTGACGAAATATTGGGCATAATGTCGCGAAAAATGATTTTCCAACGGTTAGTGCCGGAGGTCAGCGATGCAGCAGCGTAGTCTTTACCAGACTCTGCTAAAGTTCGCGAGCGAATTAGGCGTGACGTACCTTCCCAATAGAAAATGGAGAAAATCAGGGTTAGAGTAATGGCGTTGTAGTGTGGGATGATGGTGACCAAGACGATGATCATCATCGTCATTGGTAACATCATCATGAAGTCGTAGACCCGTTGCATACCCCAGTCGACGTACCCACTGAAGTATCCGGAGATCAGGCCCCAACAGATGCCAAACGTCGATGAAATGATGGTCAACCCTAACGCGATACCAATTGAATTTCGTGAGCCAACAATTAGTTGCAGAAGGATAGAGCGGCCACCAGCATCCGCTCCTAAAGGAAAGCCAGCGGTTAGCGGCCGGTTAAAGTAGTTCATGATGTTAGTTTCCATCATTTTGGGTGTATTGATGAATAGGGCACCTACCATGACGAAGAGAATAAAGCCAACGACGACAAAGAGTGAAACTAACGCGGGCCGGTCCGCCTTGAATTCATTCCAGATAATGCGGGCGGTGGAGGGCGTTGCTTCGGCCTGTGCTTCACGGGTCAACCGATCCAGATCGGCGGCCGAGATGCTTGAATGTTGCGCAAAATTTTCAGCCATAAAACTGCCCCCCCTTAGTCGATACGAATCCGTGGATCAACTAGACTGAGAATGATATCTGATAGCAGGGTTCCCAATAAGTTCAGAATGCCGTAGATGAGGACTAGCGCTGTAATCACGGTGTAGTCCCGATAGATGATGGAATTTACGAAGAGCAACCCCATGCCTGGGTAAGAAAAGACCGTTTCCGTAAAGATGGAGCCATTGAGTAATCCGGTGATGGAATATCCAGCAAATGCAGCAATGGGCAGCAAGGAGTTGCGAAAAATATGGTGCCGGTAGATATCCTTGCTGGGGACGCCTTTCGACTGAGCCGTTCGCACGTAGTCGGAGTGTTTGGCATCAATGACCTCGGAACGGAGATATTGCACGATATTGACG belongs to Levilactobacillus yonginensis and includes:
- a CDS encoding response regulator transcription factor; the encoded protein is MLAVYLCEDNPEQLKHYTDVVQRYIMINDYDMQVQLATPSPQKLLANLTANPPEYALFFLDIEFPAEDITGLELAITIRQRLGFAEIVFVTTHSEMALLTFERKVEPMDFIVKDLGRAQIDQKLRENIDYGYERYTNYLGNTENLFSYTIGGRQFSMPMGDVYFVATSDMAHKVTVHAANQLVEFPGFLKDIADEYPELYRTDKSFLVNLANVSGLDVPNRRLIFPNGDETDVATRRFHEVKTLVQKHLKA
- a CDS encoding GHKL domain-containing protein, which gives rise to MHIFDTHFWINFVLAMTMQWFWTLWIGVIRPRNWKLPLKWVGWALIPAIIGTSWSLAIPPVSALLYLNHHRPKMSLIFVNATIVIYLVVVLVNDVVRAVTIELFGFVTSQTAPVIAGRLVFQVFVYTLCSLAVSGMRIQPGNLEELALSRKEQWTVMALLGSMAVLAQLSTVIIHRLAITHAMMTFALSIELIMILLISTSLFYFLQSFFHRQRVKAGYQELLLRSRYDRRISDQVRAIRQFKRQYQKQMLRLGDYLDAEDYAGLTTYFQTLDSRWHATSHVTDLEESGLQRLSDPPLKSLLFQKILAAQAKGRDLRLEIPDEVRTFPIDSLLLIRIVGILLDNALESAPVADQRDIYFAILTYPGSIEISVANPVSQKEPPQINRFLTTGYTTKGSGHGQGLKTVQEIVMQTDNASLQIALKRGMLYFTLILTKEGG
- a CDS encoding signal transduction protein encodes the protein MKKNFSLYCALIAAGYTLIDFINPFTFHSSLLGALSVVIMLGVELGLIGYQRKWVYLPAFIEVSILAYLLIEFVDMVVIVATIYLTNMRFATSLWGTLSEIAVDNIIFVLIIMGLWMTRAPMENLIESMIGRSIEYMFLTFMATLAVVYILFEYSLQMLQRSDQYLIFLAGIAGTLLVGLSLSTYILMQTHLQEEHTQLQRQQQAFREQYTTELNRQMSVVKKFSHDYQNMLLGLGGYLEDQDYEGFRQLYIDIRSGWATSNAAELTIDDLENVPGTSLRFRLYHNYLLARREGVQLFVKVSDPLTATVAALKQMGAMIDELAPEMLPIIKQVSPAMITLELSETPRLLRLQLTFPSPPNARVDGHKRIISDLDTLDFSNALGMLPQQGASTLQLKFHWGQLIVTLPKGSGQ
- a CDS encoding RluA family pseudouridine synthase, with the translated sequence MQWTYTQTIPATQLPMPLRALLTAWLLPSHLVHDLRIHQRVLVNGAYRTMNQPVYAGETVQLTFVPADFKEPFPDVLPDSAATVNVLYETADLLVVNKTRGSKTHPNQPAERGTTLNHVAAYLGPDEPGPYILSRLDQETTGALLMTKTPAVVPVMVRNIAEKRVQRTYLAWVRGTLQGQGIFNDPIGRDPNDQRKRLVNGTNAQPAVTHYEVADHQPGATLVKLWLETGRTHQLRVHLANAGHPLVGDPLYADPGQDRLRLHCWRLDFPQPWTLDGPLTTVMAPVPADFATFHMN
- a CDS encoding universal stress protein, with protein sequence MLQQYKNILVPVDGSKATQPVLEKAIEVAKRNNTHLDILNVLEVNQFSDTYGGAVSGDVIYKLSQDVQDRLDALKQQAIDAGVPDVSIHVRFGNPKPVIAREFPADHKTELIIIGSTGLTAVERLMVGSVTNYVSRSAICDVLIVKPE
- a CDS encoding cation diffusion facilitator family transporter, translating into MNQSANDWNRVQHAVVHDLRLAYGHLWENVATYLGLFLVEDLAATWSHSQVLRADAFNNLSGIFSTSLLMTGLYIASKTRDDDLWGAPIAATEQEHVGPRTQQSRFRFETLYTLTAGLVMVIIAANIIYNASRTLILHPSYHLQPNTAGVAALISSGVLLLLWRANHRWAQRLQNTALTAAAQDTYTDALTSLVTVLTILGIGWLHWAWIDGLASLLLGIYILYTGIQIFRNCSLKLVDYFDPQLEQQYCQTIAQLPQVQRIVFLKAYYDGNLVMVSVTIAVDPQMTAATIYQLTQALNTLMTQKYGITETALMVMPGTETTTE
- a CDS encoding type II CAAX prenyl endopeptidase Rce1 family protein, which produces MKLRKTGMIGLFWLFMLVLMLPMIQLPLTPDNRISVTDLTLLLVILVINHTIIHAPLKFKSPFTFLHQLWVSTVPVIYVLLILMGVSTVGPLPAHSALRAIAPTLCIAAYEEIFFRGIVLGGLLRIWGTRHLLTITFVSSLLFSLSHLLNLTHQSLLSTGFQATSALAIGLLFAAVYLRTDSLWWPIAGHFLNDFLILAASGSL